One segment of Prosthecobacter sp. DNA contains the following:
- a CDS encoding sialate O-acetylesterase — protein MKHLLILASLFATALPATSKPLKVFILAGQSNMEGHAKIETFDYIGDDPATAPLLKQMRGADGKPAVCNHVWISYLTGMGEENGEGFGKLTAGYGSRQKPDQDGGKIGPEFTFGLTLDAVLNEPVLIIKTAWGGKSLHTDFRPPSAGAYELNDYQRKFYYGPKGHGVPEDMTQWLADKKKDTGHYYRLMVEHVKRVLADPKRVCPAYDASAGYEIAGFAWLQGWNDMVDGHTYPDRGKSGRFAVYSDLLAHFIRDVRNDLGAPKLPFIIGVMGVGGAKAGADTVAFREAMTAPSLLPEFNGNVFAVPTSPFWSEELGAIDDKRQQVRQMGFYLNSKHKDHANADGHMTEEQKREYLKQFETKLISSAEVALWQRGASNAGYHYLGCSKTFAQMGKAFAEALLRKPSTASAEIKEGEMAGYLFGPAEKVPEEFNGGFSLYAAAWPLVGTYPGHKFQTGLCGTWMHPQWTDAQKPKEKCYTDIEGGLGWWRDTHFPTTTPKFIMGGVGPNFSFIANGPGYGAGTWEKPRGQYGVAQLSPWLLFPLDGLNLKQGTKGELFGYGYLPLPLTNPKATTAGKNVPTGNHCWTLFLNTANFKGPATFFTPFFWTQAIVEHPEWGGLLLDSRPAGPNKAIQMETQHVPAVLNSQHARVAPTSFPVGPDGTSTVLHRLTAYKKAALWDEVQKWFDGGAPADGAIKAEASAVHAFREGGGSNWSIYPPGTKREEKVPLAWSAFATSFTPNPITFGYKWNEQLTRTGDGLVTLPEYYQLGTNARNKPQWAVMQPKDVPADLGLTQHRFVTPPEKPQEPRTTPDDAESCWKKPGPKAGPFKAKLGDGSVVTYYWYRFADQPAMLNADLTDAEREQVQARVEKLHRTWTKERNYLTPPDVGTLASIDPALILTPPKGLEIGYVPIATRQELEAP, from the coding sequence ATGAAACACTTGCTCATCCTCGCCTCGCTGTTCGCGACAGCGCTCCCCGCCACATCGAAACCGCTCAAGGTTTTCATCCTCGCCGGTCAGTCGAACATGGAGGGGCATGCGAAGATCGAGACCTTTGACTACATCGGTGATGATCCGGCCACTGCGCCGCTCTTGAAGCAGATGCGAGGCGCGGATGGCAAGCCGGCTGTGTGCAATCATGTGTGGATCTCGTATCTCACCGGCATGGGTGAGGAGAATGGTGAGGGCTTTGGCAAGCTGACCGCTGGTTACGGCTCGCGACAGAAGCCGGATCAGGATGGCGGCAAGATCGGCCCGGAGTTCACCTTCGGCCTCACGTTGGATGCGGTGCTCAATGAGCCGGTGCTGATCATCAAGACGGCGTGGGGCGGAAAAAGCCTGCACACAGATTTTCGGCCGCCGAGCGCCGGGGCGTATGAACTCAATGACTACCAGCGCAAGTTTTACTACGGACCCAAAGGCCACGGCGTGCCTGAAGACATGACCCAGTGGCTCGCGGATAAAAAGAAGGACACCGGCCATTACTACCGGCTCATGGTGGAGCATGTGAAACGCGTGCTCGCTGATCCGAAGCGCGTCTGCCCTGCTTATGATGCATCTGCGGGCTACGAGATCGCCGGATTCGCGTGGCTGCAAGGCTGGAACGACATGGTGGACGGGCACACTTATCCTGATCGAGGCAAGTCTGGGCGATTTGCGGTTTACAGCGACTTGCTCGCCCACTTCATCCGCGATGTGCGCAATGACCTCGGCGCACCGAAGCTGCCCTTCATCATCGGCGTCATGGGTGTCGGCGGCGCGAAAGCCGGAGCGGACACCGTTGCCTTCCGCGAGGCGATGACAGCACCCTCGCTGCTGCCTGAGTTCAACGGCAACGTCTTCGCCGTGCCGACCTCACCGTTTTGGTCCGAGGAACTCGGCGCTATCGACGACAAACGCCAGCAGGTGCGCCAGATGGGCTTCTACTTGAACTCGAAGCACAAAGATCACGCCAACGCCGACGGCCACATGACCGAGGAGCAAAAGCGCGAGTATTTGAAGCAGTTCGAAACCAAACTCATCTCGTCTGCTGAAGTCGCCCTGTGGCAGCGAGGTGCCTCGAATGCTGGTTATCATTATCTTGGCTGCTCGAAGACTTTTGCACAGATGGGAAAAGCCTTTGCGGAGGCGCTTCTGCGCAAGCCATCGACCGCATCGGCCGAGATCAAAGAAGGCGAGATGGCGGGTTATCTCTTCGGGCCTGCGGAGAAAGTGCCGGAGGAGTTCAATGGTGGTTTCTCTCTCTACGCGGCTGCTTGGCCGCTGGTGGGCACGTATCCGGGTCACAAGTTTCAAACCGGACTCTGTGGCACCTGGATGCATCCGCAGTGGACGGATGCACAGAAACCGAAGGAGAAATGCTACACGGACATCGAGGGCGGGCTCGGCTGGTGGCGTGACACGCATTTTCCGACGACGACACCCAAGTTCATCATGGGCGGCGTGGGGCCGAACTTCTCCTTCATCGCGAATGGTCCCGGCTACGGCGCGGGCACTTGGGAAAAGCCGCGCGGGCAGTATGGCGTGGCGCAGTTGAGTCCGTGGCTGCTGTTCCCGCTCGATGGCCTCAATCTGAAGCAAGGCACCAAAGGCGAACTCTTTGGCTACGGCTACTTGCCACTGCCGCTCACGAACCCGAAAGCGACCACCGCAGGCAAGAACGTGCCCACCGGGAACCATTGCTGGACGCTGTTTCTGAACACCGCGAACTTCAAAGGCCCTGCGACTTTCTTCACGCCGTTCTTCTGGACGCAGGCCATCGTCGAGCACCCCGAGTGGGGCGGACTGCTGCTCGATTCACGTCCTGCCGGACCGAACAAAGCCATTCAGATGGAGACGCAGCATGTGCCTGCCGTTTTGAATAGCCAACACGCACGAGTCGCTCCGACTTCGTTCCCCGTCGGTCCCGATGGCACCTCCACCGTGCTTCATCGACTCACCGCCTACAAGAAAGCGGCGCTCTGGGATGAGGTGCAAAAGTGGTTCGATGGCGGCGCTCCTGCCGATGGCGCGATCAAGGCCGAAGCCTCCGCCGTGCATGCCTTCCGCGAAGGTGGCGGGTCAAACTGGAGCATCTATCCGCCGGGCACGAAGCGTGAAGAAAAGGTGCCACTCGCCTGGAGTGCCTTCGCCACTTCGTTCACGCCGAATCCGATCACCTTCGGCTACAAGTGGAACGAGCAACTCACGCGCACCGGCGACGGCCTCGTTACCCTGCCCGAATACTACCAACTCGGCACCAACGCCCGCAACAAGCCGCAGTGGGCTGTGATGCAGCCCAAAGACGTGCCCGCCGATCTTGGCCTCACGCAGCATCGCTTTGTCACCCCTCCAGAGAAGCCTCAAGAACCACGCACCACGCCCGATGATGCCGAAAGCTGCTGGAAGAAACCCGGCCCGAAAGCTGGCCCCTTCAAAGCGAAGCTCGGCGATGGCAGCGTGGTGACCTATTACTGGTATCGCTTCGCCGACCAGCCCGCCATGCTCAACGCCGACCTCACCGATGCCGAGCGTGAGCAAGTGCAAGCCCGCGTGGAGAAACTGCATCGCACTTGGACCAAGGAACGCAACTACCTCACCCCGCCCGATGTCGGCACGCTCGCCAGCATCGATCCCGCCTTGATCCTCACACCGCCGAAAGGCCTGGAGATCGGCTATGTACCCATCGCCACTCGGCAGGAACTGGAAGCGCCATGA
- a CDS encoding L-serine ammonia-lyase, iron-sulfur-dependent, subunit alpha: MNAVSIFNDVIGPVMRGPSSSHCAAALRIGRLARDLMDGEIMDVLVEFDREGSLPTTHESQGSDMGLFGGLLGWEADDERLPDSAEALANARIKLRIETVDVGDPHPNTYRLTLRNERETHSLIAISTGGGMMEVLSIDGVAMKMDGGYHETLIWLPKGAVSDFEADEVIIHDAGEFQIVQVKAAHFVSTAGLKTISVKRLAPVLPVPSRRDMRVPFTNCADMLAHDGAQNTPLWQLAIEYERARGDFTEREVIDKMIAIVRILRKSIASGISGTSYEDRVLHHQSGRFAEMMNAGRLLDGGALNRIILYVTALMEVKSSMGVIVAAPTAGACAALPGAVIAMAESMDKDEEEMAKAMLAAGLIGVFIATRWTFAAEVGGCQAEGGSAASMAAAALITLASGTRDQAIAAASMAFQSMLGLICDPIANRVEAPCLGKNVMAASNALSCANMALASFDPLIPLDEVIDAAKNVSATMPREHRCTSLGGLAITPTSLEIERKLAALKSKGCGSCHC, encoded by the coding sequence ATGAACGCCGTCTCCATCTTCAATGACGTGATCGGCCCCGTGATGCGCGGGCCGTCGAGTTCGCACTGTGCGGCGGCGCTGCGCATCGGAAGGCTCGCTCGCGATTTGATGGATGGCGAGATCATGGATGTGCTCGTCGAGTTTGATCGCGAAGGATCACTGCCGACGACGCACGAAAGCCAGGGGAGCGACATGGGCCTGTTTGGTGGCTTGCTCGGCTGGGAGGCGGATGATGAGCGGCTGCCGGACTCGGCGGAGGCGCTCGCGAATGCCAGGATCAAGCTGCGCATCGAGACCGTCGATGTCGGCGATCCGCATCCGAACACGTATCGACTCACGCTGCGCAATGAACGCGAAACACATTCGCTCATCGCCATCTCGACCGGTGGCGGCATGATGGAGGTGCTGAGCATCGACGGGGTGGCAATGAAAATGGACGGCGGTTATCATGAGACGCTGATCTGGCTGCCGAAAGGTGCGGTGAGCGACTTTGAGGCCGATGAGGTCATCATTCACGACGCCGGCGAGTTTCAGATCGTGCAGGTCAAAGCGGCTCATTTTGTTTCCACCGCTGGCTTGAAGACGATTTCGGTCAAAAGGCTCGCGCCGGTGCTGCCAGTGCCTTCGCGGAGAGATATGCGCGTGCCCTTCACGAACTGCGCAGACATGCTGGCCCACGATGGTGCTCAGAACACGCCTCTCTGGCAGCTCGCGATCGAGTATGAGCGTGCCCGTGGAGACTTCACAGAGCGTGAAGTCATCGACAAGATGATCGCCATCGTGCGCATCCTCCGCAAATCCATCGCCAGCGGTATCTCAGGCACGAGTTACGAGGATCGCGTGCTGCATCATCAAAGCGGACGTTTTGCCGAAATGATGAACGCGGGACGCTTGCTCGATGGCGGAGCCTTGAATCGCATCATCCTCTACGTCACCGCCTTGATGGAAGTGAAGAGCAGCATGGGCGTCATCGTCGCCGCACCGACTGCCGGAGCCTGTGCCGCTCTGCCTGGCGCGGTGATCGCCATGGCAGAGTCGATGGACAAAGATGAAGAGGAAATGGCCAAAGCGATGCTGGCGGCTGGTTTGATCGGCGTCTTCATCGCCACTCGCTGGACCTTTGCGGCGGAAGTCGGTGGTTGTCAGGCCGAGGGTGGTTCCGCGGCCAGCATGGCGGCGGCGGCGCTCATCACGCTCGCAAGTGGAACACGAGATCAGGCCATCGCGGCGGCCTCGATGGCGTTTCAAAGCATGCTGGGCTTGATTTGCGATCCCATCGCGAATCGAGTCGAGGCACCGTGCCTCGGCAAGAACGTTATGGCAGCCAGCAACGCGTTGTCATGCGCGAACATGGCCCTCGCGAGCTTCGACCCGCTCATACCGCTCGACGAAGTGATCGATGCCGCGAAAAATGTCTCCGCCACGATGCCGCGTGAACATCGCTGCACGTCATTGGGGGGTCTGGCGATCACACCGACCTCGTTGGAGATCGAGCGGAAGCTCGCGGCGCTGAAAAGCAAGGGTTGCGGCAGTTGTCATTGCTGA
- a CDS encoding Gfo/Idh/MocA family oxidoreductase — MKRRSFISTSATTAFGFQFVPAHVLRAQGDAKTPANKIRLAVIGCGGRGAADLGDMAGEDIVALCDVDERRAAESFKKFPKARRFTDFRKMFDAMNNEIDAVLIATPDHTHAVTTLAAIGHGKHVYCEKPLAHTVAEVRAMRKAALEKKVITQVGNQGHSSDSIRLFVEMVQSGTIGNVSEIHAGCDAFREVYCQIGKQQAIQTEKHDVPKELDWDLWQGPLKTRPFNPAYVPFSWRGFSAFGSGCIGDWICHVVDPSFWALDLGMPTAITAETKGYDPVKNAEYYPQGTRITYEFPAKGNRGPVKLIWHDGEIGIPQPEELKQDNRKVVGIGAVVIGDKGKIMHGSHGAGGVRLIPEASMKDFKVPEKTIPRVPKGNHQQDWLNAIRENRPAGSSFEYGGALSEIGLLGMIAVRRTGTRLEWNNDAMKFTNDAEANTLLTPEYREGWSL; from the coding sequence ATGAAACGCCGCTCCTTCATCTCCACCTCCGCCACCACTGCCTTTGGATTCCAGTTTGTCCCCGCACATGTGCTGCGTGCTCAGGGTGATGCCAAAACGCCCGCCAACAAGATTCGCCTGGCCGTGATCGGCTGTGGTGGACGCGGTGCGGCAGATTTGGGCGACATGGCGGGCGAGGACATCGTGGCGCTATGCGATGTGGACGAGCGCCGTGCGGCGGAAAGCTTCAAGAAGTTCCCGAAGGCGCGTCGCTTCACGGATTTTCGCAAGATGTTCGATGCGATGAACAACGAGATCGACGCCGTGCTCATCGCCACGCCGGATCACACGCACGCGGTGACCACGCTCGCGGCCATCGGCCATGGGAAGCATGTGTATTGTGAGAAGCCACTTGCGCACACCGTTGCGGAGGTGCGTGCGATGCGGAAGGCGGCACTGGAGAAGAAGGTGATCACGCAGGTGGGCAATCAGGGGCATTCATCCGACAGCATCCGGCTGTTCGTCGAAATGGTGCAGTCTGGCACCATCGGCAACGTGTCGGAGATTCACGCGGGCTGCGATGCCTTCCGTGAAGTGTATTGCCAGATCGGCAAGCAACAGGCGATTCAAACCGAGAAGCACGACGTGCCGAAGGAACTCGACTGGGATTTGTGGCAGGGACCGCTGAAGACGCGCCCGTTCAATCCCGCTTATGTGCCGTTTAGCTGGCGCGGCTTTTCGGCCTTCGGCAGTGGCTGCATCGGCGACTGGATCTGCCACGTCGTCGATCCATCCTTCTGGGCGCTCGATCTCGGTATGCCCACCGCGATCACTGCGGAGACGAAGGGCTATGATCCGGTCAAGAATGCCGAATACTACCCGCAGGGCACGCGGATCACGTATGAGTTTCCGGCGAAGGGCAATCGTGGGCCGGTCAAGCTCATCTGGCACGATGGCGAGATCGGCATTCCTCAGCCGGAGGAACTCAAGCAGGACAATCGCAAGGTCGTCGGCATCGGCGCGGTGGTGATTGGCGACAAAGGCAAGATCATGCACGGCTCGCATGGCGCGGGCGGCGTGCGTTTGATCCCTGAGGCAAGCATGAAGGACTTCAAAGTGCCGGAGAAGACGATCCCGCGCGTGCCGAAGGGGAATCATCAGCAAGACTGGCTCAACGCGATCCGCGAGAATCGCCCTGCGGGCTCAAGTTTCGAATACGGCGGTGCTTTGAGCGAAATCGGCCTGCTCGGCATGATCGCCGTGCGCCGCACCGGCACCCGCCTGGAATGGAACAACGACGCGATGAAGTTCACCAACGATGCCGAGGCAAACACGCTGCTGACGCCGGAGTATCGCGAAGGATGGAGCTTGTGA
- a CDS encoding 7-carboxy-7-deazaguanine synthase QueE, protein MLISEIFYSVQGEGTLVGVPSVFVRTSGCNLRCGWCDTPYASWKPEGDEMSVAAILEAVNQHPTRFVVVTGGEPMIAKEMAVLLSKLRDAGKHITIETAGTIAPDGVACDLASVSPKLAHSTPDEAKAGKTWVEKHEHLRLQPEVLRAWCSNYEFQLKFVIASEADIAEVREVIDSIGVSIPAQKILLMPEGITQEALKARQAWLVEVCKRTGWRYSPRLHIDLFGNKRGT, encoded by the coding sequence ATGCTGATCTCCGAGATCTTTTACTCCGTGCAGGGCGAGGGCACGCTCGTGGGCGTGCCTTCCGTATTTGTTCGGACTTCGGGATGCAATCTGCGGTGCGGGTGGTGTGACACGCCATACGCGTCGTGGAAACCGGAAGGCGATGAGATGAGCGTGGCGGCCATTCTTGAGGCGGTGAACCAGCATCCGACGAGATTTGTCGTCGTTACGGGCGGTGAGCCGATGATTGCGAAGGAGATGGCGGTGTTGCTGTCCAAACTGCGTGACGCTGGGAAGCACATCACCATCGAAACGGCCGGAACGATCGCACCAGACGGTGTGGCCTGTGATCTGGCGTCGGTCAGCCCCAAACTGGCGCATTCGACGCCAGATGAGGCGAAGGCGGGCAAGACTTGGGTGGAAAAACATGAGCATTTACGGCTCCAACCGGAGGTTCTGAGGGCTTGGTGTTCCAATTACGAGTTTCAACTCAAGTTCGTCATCGCGAGCGAGGCGGATATCGCTGAAGTGCGTGAAGTGATCGATTCAATTGGTGTTTCGATTCCGGCGCAGAAGATTTTGCTGATGCCTGAGGGAATCACCCAGGAGGCTCTGAAGGCAAGACAGGCTTGGCTGGTGGAGGTGTGCAAGCGCACGGGCTGGCGCTACTCGCCAAGGCTGCACATTGATCTGTTCGGGAACAAGCGTGGCACATGA
- a CDS encoding DUF1592 domain-containing protein, with the protein MAAPSPHFRFPWPVLWVFTTCAFATPAEHPGAVIYKKLCAECHGDRGQGVEDEFDEPLTGEKGVEALAKYIDRTMPEDDPEKTTAEDAKLVAAYMHDAFYSPAAQARLNPPKKELARLTIDQFRNSVMDVIGRFRMGPGFDRPINAEQGLKAFYRGVELPKPGEKAVDTTPKKGIKAKRPNKTIEKVEPVIAFHWGPDSPDKAVLEAEQFQNRFEGSVAARETGVYEFAVKSENGFRLWINDTAEGDALIDGWVSAGPQVREEKKSIYLVGGRSYYLRLEHFKFKEKSASIELWWKPPHGVKELMPAHALRTDRPRELMIVSTEFPADDSSGGYPRGTTISKAWDQAVTDAAIATAEHVIENIGELAQTKAGAPDRGEKMRKFAHAFVEAAFRRPLSDDLKQLFVESHFASAKSPETAVKRVVLLALKSPQFLYPNLQQGETPDDFEIASRLALPLWDSVPDKKLAQIAASGKLKTRDQIKAEAQRMLMDPRTKAKLHGFFHHWLELERAEGASKDPKIFPDFTPELIADLRESLLQFIDEVVWSEKSDYRELLQADYLLMNERLGKFYGHPVTGEEFQRVGFDPKQRAGVVTHPYLLAALAYTKQSSPIHRGVFLTRNIVGMSLKPPQKAVVFEDSHFNPKLTMREKISELTRSGACMSCHSMINPLGFSLENFDAVGRWRTKDNNKLVNPVSEFTTHEGKLVRLTGPRDIVNYVAANPGGHRAFIRHLFHHLIKQDPTAYGPKVLDDLQKSFAADGCSIQKLILEIATVTAMEGVKAQP; encoded by the coding sequence ATGGCTGCCCCATCTCCCCATTTTCGATTTCCATGGCCTGTGCTGTGGGTGTTCACGACGTGTGCGTTTGCCACACCGGCGGAACATCCAGGCGCAGTCATATACAAGAAGCTTTGTGCCGAGTGCCACGGTGATCGCGGCCAGGGCGTGGAGGACGAGTTTGACGAGCCGCTGACCGGCGAGAAAGGGGTGGAGGCGCTGGCGAAGTACATCGACCGCACGATGCCCGAGGATGACCCGGAGAAGACGACCGCCGAGGATGCCAAGCTCGTCGCAGCCTACATGCACGATGCGTTTTACTCGCCAGCGGCGCAGGCGCGGCTAAATCCACCGAAGAAGGAACTCGCACGACTAACCATCGACCAATTCCGCAATAGCGTGATGGATGTGATCGGTCGCTTTCGCATGGGGCCGGGCTTTGACCGGCCCATCAATGCCGAGCAGGGCTTGAAGGCATTTTATCGCGGCGTGGAGCTGCCCAAGCCGGGTGAGAAGGCCGTGGACACGACGCCGAAGAAAGGCATCAAGGCCAAGCGTCCGAACAAGACCATCGAGAAGGTGGAGCCGGTCATCGCCTTTCACTGGGGGCCTGACAGTCCCGACAAGGCTGTGCTGGAGGCCGAGCAGTTTCAAAATCGCTTCGAGGGCAGCGTCGCCGCCCGCGAGACTGGCGTGTATGAGTTCGCGGTGAAGTCGGAGAACGGCTTCCGCCTGTGGATCAATGACACCGCCGAGGGCGATGCGCTCATTGACGGCTGGGTGAGCGCCGGACCGCAGGTGCGGGAGGAAAAGAAAAGCATCTACCTCGTCGGGGGACGCTCTTACTATCTGCGGCTGGAGCATTTCAAATTCAAAGAGAAGTCCGCGTCCATCGAGCTGTGGTGGAAACCGCCGCATGGTGTGAAGGAACTCATGCCCGCGCATGCGCTGCGCACGGACCGTCCGCGTGAACTCATGATCGTGAGCACCGAGTTTCCTGCCGATGACAGCAGCGGCGGCTATCCGCGTGGCACGACGATTTCGAAGGCCTGGGACCAAGCCGTCACCGATGCTGCCATCGCCACCGCCGAGCACGTCATCGAAAACATCGGCGAACTCGCGCAAACCAAGGCGGGAGCGCCGGATCGAGGCGAGAAAATGCGTAAATTCGCGCACGCCTTCGTCGAGGCGGCTTTCCGCAGGCCGCTCAGCGATGACTTGAAGCAGCTCTTCGTCGAGTCACACTTCGCGAGTGCCAAATCGCCTGAGACGGCGGTGAAGCGGGTTGTGTTGCTCGCACTGAAATCGCCGCAGTTTCTTTATCCGAACCTTCAGCAGGGCGAAACGCCGGATGACTTCGAGATCGCTTCACGCCTCGCCCTCCCGCTTTGGGATTCGGTTCCCGACAAGAAGCTCGCGCAAATCGCCGCGTCCGGGAAACTCAAGACCCGCGATCAAATCAAGGCCGAGGCGCAACGCATGCTGATGGATCCGCGCACGAAGGCCAAGCTGCATGGCTTCTTCCATCACTGGCTCGAACTCGAACGTGCCGAGGGTGCCAGCAAGGATCCGAAAATATTCCCCGACTTCACGCCCGAACTGATCGCCGATCTGCGCGAGTCGTTGCTGCAATTCATCGACGAGGTCGTGTGGAGCGAGAAATCCGACTACCGTGAACTGCTCCAGGCCGATTATCTGCTGATGAACGAGCGTCTCGGCAAGTTTTACGGTCACCCCGTCACCGGCGAGGAGTTTCAGCGTGTCGGCTTTGACCCGAAACAGCGTGCTGGCGTTGTCACGCACCCGTATCTGCTCGCCGCGCTGGCCTACACCAAGCAGTCATCGCCGATTCATCGCGGGGTGTTTTTGACGCGCAACATCGTCGGCATGTCGCTCAAGCCGCCGCAGAAAGCCGTCGTGTTCGAGGACAGCCACTTCAACCCCAAGCTCACCATGCGCGAGAAAATCAGCGAACTCACCCGCAGCGGCGCCTGCATGAGCTGCCACAGCATGATCAACCCGCTTGGTTTCAGCCTGGAGAATTTCGACGCCGTGGGCCGCTGGCGCACCAAGGACAACAACAAGCTCGTGAACCCCGTGAGCGAGTTCACCACGCATGAAGGCAAGCTGGTCCGCCTCACCGGCCCGCGCGACATCGTGAACTACGTCGCCGCCAATCCCGGCGGCCACCGTGCCTTCATCCGCCACCTCTTCCATCACCTCATCAAACAAGATCCCACCGCATATGGGCCGAAAGTGCTCGATGACCTTCAAAAATCCTTCGCCGCCGACGGCTGCAGCATCCAGAAACTCATTCTCGAGATTGCGACGGTCACGGCTATGGAGGGCGTCAAAGCGCAGCCTTGA
- a CDS encoding glycosyltransferase, with the protein MILILTAGFGDGHNTAARSVAEALNRLCPDETIEVSDLISEAQPLVATVCKSLYQLAITHFPAAWRMTYDLMGRRSVTGPDSVWQTAMVNALKQRLEEQQPRLIISTYPLYAVLLETLAKQQAIPPLCTVITDSISVNRIWVMSGSDLFCVADDETKKVVAGFGVPEARIRTTGFPVSLAFTEPLPKEPPHEGSRILYLPSTPGRHVAATLDALKPVLLGGAKLTLPVGKHASRLYHVLRRFTDSLPPDKVEVIGWTSRIPEFLRTHDVVICKAGGAILHEVLAAKIPAVIDYVVPGQEEGNAEMVTKHDGGIVTHNARETAAAVESILTNQGAVARRMRASMAKISVPDAAVRTARAALTIAAP; encoded by the coding sequence GTGATTTTAATCCTTACCGCAGGTTTTGGCGATGGGCATAACACCGCCGCACGCTCTGTGGCGGAAGCTTTGAACCGCCTGTGTCCCGATGAGACAATCGAGGTGAGCGACCTCATCAGCGAGGCCCAGCCACTGGTCGCGACCGTGTGCAAAAGCCTCTATCAGCTCGCCATCACCCATTTCCCTGCCGCCTGGCGCATGACCTATGACTTGATGGGCAGGCGCTCGGTCACCGGCCCGGATTCCGTCTGGCAGACCGCGATGGTGAACGCTCTGAAACAGCGGCTGGAGGAGCAGCAGCCACGTCTCATCATCAGCACCTATCCGCTTTACGCTGTGCTGCTGGAGACACTGGCAAAACAGCAGGCCATCCCGCCGCTTTGCACTGTGATCACCGATTCCATCAGCGTGAACCGCATCTGGGTCATGTCTGGGAGTGATCTGTTCTGCGTGGCGGATGACGAAACGAAAAAGGTCGTCGCCGGTTTTGGGGTGCCCGAGGCAAGAATCCGCACCACCGGCTTCCCTGTCAGCCTCGCCTTCACGGAGCCGCTGCCGAAGGAGCCACCGCATGAAGGCTCGCGCATTCTTTACCTGCCTTCCACGCCGGGGCGTCATGTGGCCGCCACGCTGGACGCCCTGAAGCCAGTTCTTCTTGGCGGGGCCAAGCTCACTCTTCCCGTCGGCAAGCACGCCTCACGTCTGTACCATGTGCTGCGTCGTTTCACGGATTCGCTGCCACCGGACAAAGTCGAAGTTATCGGCTGGACCAGCCGCATCCCCGAGTTTCTGCGCACGCATGATGTGGTCATCTGCAAGGCCGGCGGGGCCATCCTGCACGAGGTGCTCGCGGCAAAAATCCCTGCCGTCATCGACTATGTCGTGCCCGGCCAGGAGGAAGGAAACGCCGAAATGGTGACCAAGCACGATGGCGGCATCGTCACGCACAATGCGCGCGAAACAGCCGCCGCCGTCGAGAGCATCCTCACCAACCAGGGCGCGGTCGCACGCCGGATGCGGGCCAGCATGGCCAAGATCAGCGTGCCTGATGCCGCGGTGCGCACCGCGCGCGCGGCACTCACCATCGCCGCCCCTTGA
- a CDS encoding thermonuclease family protein — translation MKTRSHLSRNLWILVWLSVGLIQAWDHFRDKPTPPAPEPDGHFVALKHARLVDDSGNDGDSFKIAHDGGEHVLRLYFVDCPEKRQYSLVIGRLKDQAGYFGGMSIPQTVSVGVEAKAFTEKLLNEQRFTIQTRWERVYDSERSYAVVRFGDGADLAEKLVKAGLCRIHTKGTMMPDGQREFDFENHLRGLEREAKAAKRGAWGKPKRAPPKPKP, via the coding sequence ATGAAAACGCGGTCCCATCTCTCGCGGAATCTCTGGATCCTGGTGTGGCTGTCGGTCGGGCTGATTCAGGCTTGGGACCATTTTCGCGACAAACCGACGCCACCGGCACCGGAGCCAGACGGACATTTTGTGGCGTTGAAACACGCGCGTCTGGTGGATGATTCGGGCAATGATGGTGACAGTTTCAAGATCGCTCACGACGGCGGCGAGCATGTGCTGCGGCTATATTTCGTCGATTGCCCAGAGAAGCGGCAGTATTCGCTGGTAATCGGCCGATTGAAGGATCAGGCGGGCTATTTCGGCGGCATGAGCATCCCGCAGACGGTGAGCGTGGGCGTTGAGGCGAAGGCGTTCACGGAGAAGTTGCTGAACGAGCAGCGGTTCACGATTCAGACGCGCTGGGAACGCGTGTATGACAGCGAGCGCTCGTATGCAGTGGTGCGGTTCGGTGATGGGGCGGATCTGGCTGAAAAACTGGTCAAAGCCGGCCTCTGCCGCATCCACACGAAAGGCACCATGATGCCGGACGGTCAGCGCGAATTTGATTTTGAGAACCATCTGCGCGGGCTGGAGCGCGAGGCGAAGGCCGCCAAACGCGGCGCCTGGGGCAAGCCAAAGCGCGCCCCGCCTAAACCCAAGCCGTGA
- a CDS encoding (deoxy)nucleoside triphosphate pyrophosphohydrolase has product MEVKPPVPVVCAIIVRGERIMIAQRPPGKKLGGLWEFPGGKVEAGESSEAALHRELHEELGCTVRITQTLPAFVHAYPWGSIELIPFVCELAAESPEPHPHEHTALAWVERAKLSAYDLAPADVPLLTAWV; this is encoded by the coding sequence ATGGAAGTCAAACCGCCAGTGCCTGTCGTCTGCGCCATCATCGTGCGCGGTGAGCGCATCATGATCGCGCAACGCCCGCCTGGAAAGAAGCTTGGCGGCCTGTGGGAATTTCCTGGTGGCAAGGTTGAAGCGGGAGAATCCTCCGAGGCGGCGTTGCATCGAGAGCTGCACGAAGAACTCGGCTGTACCGTGCGCATCACCCAAACACTGCCAGCTTTCGTCCACGCTTATCCATGGGGAAGCATCGAGTTGATTCCCTTCGTCTGTGAACTTGCCGCAGAAAGCCCCGAACCTCATCCGCATGAGCACACCGCACTCGCCTGGGTCGAGCGTGCAAAGCTCAGCGCTTATGATCTTGCACCTGCCGATGTGCCGCTGCTCACGGCTTGGGTTTAG